The following are encoded in a window of Methanoculleus sp. SDB genomic DNA:
- a CDS encoding cupin, translating to MFATHDEAGYRESLAGIRQKTLVWGEKMLMTEFLLARGTTLPPHSHSHEQTGYLVAGHMTLSVGDERFDAKPGDSWDIPANTEHMAEIHEDSIAVEVFCPVREDYLPD from the coding sequence ATGTTTGCCACACATGATGAGGCCGGGTACAGGGAATCCCTTGCCGGAATACGGCAGAAAACTCTTGTATGGGGAGAAAAGATGCTGATGACCGAATTTTTGCTTGCCCGGGGCACGACACTGCCTCCCCATTCTCACTCGCACGAGCAGACCGGCTATCTCGTCGCAGGACACATGACGCTATCTGTCGGGGACGAGCGGTTCGATGCGAAACCCGGAGACAGCTGGGACATCCCGGCGAATACCGAACACATGGCGGAAATTCATGAAGATTCCATCGCAGTCGAGGTCTTCTGTCCGGTCAGGGAGGATTACCTTCCCGATTGA